Proteins from a genomic interval of Sphingopyxis sp. QXT-31:
- a CDS encoding cupin-like domain-containing protein, producing MAEPARLDPPAAAPSPLDALPRIAARSAPAPADFAALVAAGKPVVVKGLFDDWVALAAGRHSPGRLNAYLAGLDRRVPVPVMEAPARAAGRFAYRADIREFSFTKRHAPLRDTLTRIEALMGQANAPTVAIQMLPLAEALPDFTGQNPMPLLPADTGPKLWLGGAVKTQTHNDRDHNLACVIAGRRRFLLFPPEQVANLYIGPLDNPPPLSLVDPESPDYDRFPRFREAMAEARVAMIEPGDAIFIPRYWWHHVTSLHPYNAMVNYWWGGAGAGVENPHDIFLAALLALRDLPAGERAYWQAMFESHVFGDPAAAVAHIPEALRGVLGPMSATERAALRRRLRAAFDK from the coding sequence ATGGCCGAGCCCGCGCGCCTCGATCCGCCCGCTGCCGCGCCGTCGCCGCTCGACGCGCTGCCGCGCATCGCCGCGCGCAGCGCGCCGGCGCCCGCCGATTTCGCCGCGCTGGTCGCGGCCGGAAAGCCTGTCGTCGTCAAGGGTCTGTTCGACGACTGGGTCGCGCTGGCGGCCGGGCGCCATTCGCCCGGCCGCCTCAACGCCTATCTGGCGGGGCTCGACCGCAGGGTGCCGGTGCCCGTGATGGAGGCGCCCGCGCGCGCCGCGGGGCGCTTCGCCTATCGCGCCGACATCCGTGAGTTCAGCTTCACCAAGCGCCACGCGCCGCTGCGCGACACGCTGACGCGGATCGAGGCGCTGATGGGCCAGGCGAACGCCCCGACGGTGGCTATCCAGATGCTGCCGCTCGCCGAGGCGCTGCCCGATTTCACGGGCCAGAACCCGATGCCTTTGCTCCCCGCCGATACGGGGCCGAAGCTGTGGCTCGGCGGCGCGGTGAAGACGCAGACGCACAACGACCGCGACCATAATCTCGCCTGCGTGATCGCGGGGCGGCGGCGCTTCCTGCTCTTCCCGCCCGAGCAGGTGGCGAACCTCTACATCGGCCCGCTCGACAATCCGCCGCCGCTGTCGCTCGTCGACCCGGAAAGTCCCGACTACGACCGCTTCCCGCGCTTTCGCGAGGCGATGGCCGAGGCGCGCGTCGCGATGATCGAGCCCGGCGATGCGATCTTCATCCCGCGCTATTGGTGGCACCATGTGACCTCGCTCCACCCCTATAATGCGATGGTCAATTATTGGTGGGGCGGCGCGGGCGCGGGCGTCGAAAACCCGCACGACATCTTCCTCGCCGCGCTGCTCGCGCTGCGCGACCTGCCGGCCGGCGAGCGCGCCTATTGGCAGGCGATGTTCGAGAGCCATGTGTTCGGCGACCCCGCGGCCGCCGTGGCGCATATCC